The genomic region GTGCAACCCTCTATGTAACGCTTGAACCATGCTGTCACAGAGACAAAAAAACACCACCCTGCACAGACGCAATAATAAATTCAGGGATCAGACGGGTTGTTGTTGCAATGAGAGATCCGAATCCAAAGGTATCAGGAAAAGGTATAGAATTACTGAAAAATTATGGAATTGAGGTTATTGAAGGAGTTTTTGAAGAAGAAGCTAAAAAATTAAACGAGTTTTATATAAAATACGTAACCACCAGAACTCCCTTTGTAATTCTTAAAATTGCAATGACAATGGATGGTAAAATCGCCACTCCTCGGGGTGAATCTAAATGGATTACTTCAGAAAAATCAAGAAAACTTGTGCATCTCATACGTTCAAGAGTTGATGCTCTGCTTTCTGCCTGTGGAACTGTGTTGAAAGACAATCCCATGTTTACATCAAGAATAAAAGGAGGCAAAAATCCATTAAGAGTTATTATAGACCCTGAACTTAAGATTCCTTTAGATTATCATGTTTACAGCCCTCCACCACATACAATAGCCGTAGTACATGAAACTAAATTACATGACAATAAAGTAAAAATCCTACAGAGCAGAGGAGTAGAAATTATCTCTTTTTCTTCTGAAAAAGTTGATCTTCAATGGCTCATGAAAGAGCTTGGTAAAAGAGA from Thermodesulfovibrio sp. 3907-1M harbors:
- the ribD gene encoding bifunctional diaminohydroxyphosphoribosylaminopyrimidine deaminase/5-amino-6-(5-phosphoribosylamino)uracil reductase RibD yields the protein MLDDKFFMKRALFLAKKANWRTSPNPMVGAVIVKDGKIISEGYHKKAGLPHAEAEAIMSAKESLDGATLYVTLEPCCHRDKKTPPCTDAIINSGIRRVVVAMRDPNPKVSGKGIELLKNYGIEVIEGVFEEEAKKLNEFYIKYVTTRTPFVILKIAMTMDGKIATPRGESKWITSEKSRKLVHLIRSRVDALLSACGTVLKDNPMFTSRIKGGKNPLRVIIDPELKIPLDYHVYSPPPHTIAVVHETKLHDNKVKILQSRGVEIISFSSEKVDLQWLMKELGKREITSLMIEGGSSLNSYALWSGVVDKLMIFIAPKIIGGADSYPSVGGKIYKNLNEAFEIKDLKIKKISDDILIEGYLKKA